The following nucleotide sequence is from Chryseobacterium sp. CY350.
TGATCTGCTTTAAATTTGCCCAAAATCATTGAACTGCTCATGAAATGCGAAGTTTCAAGATTCGATTTGTTCAGAATTACCACCATATTTTTATTGGTGTTTAAACTAGCAAAAGAATCAAGTTCTGCAAGCTCTGAAGTTGCGAAAATTTTGACAGGAATTTCTGCGGAATTAACTTTTAAAGTTCCTTGCGATAAGCCGGAAGGAGTGTTTTGTGCAAAAAATGCCTGTGCCGTGATTGCAAATATGAAAAGGTAAATTCTGAAAAAAATATTGCTCATTTCTATTTTTTTAAAGTTCTTATCGTTATAATTATTTTTTTGGAGGAACAGGATCAAAACCGCTTCCGCCCCAGGGATGACACTTTGCAATTCTTTTTACACCGAGCCAAAATCCTTTAAAAATGCCGTGAACCTGAAGAGATTCTACCATGTAATGCGAACAAGTAGGTTCGTATCTGCAATTTTTCGGAAGTAATGGCGAGATAAACCATTGGTAGAATCTGATTAAAATTACCAAAGGTGCTGTAACTATTTTATTGATTGAAAGTTTCAAAACACTGCAAAAATAGGCTAAAAAATTGAAAATTAGTTTAAATTGGTAGAAGTTTGAGAATCATAGATAGGTTTTTGTCGGATTATTTGATGTGTTTATAGATTTCAGATATAGACTTAGAAAAAAAACAAAAACTCGTATAAGATAAACGAGTTTTTATATTAAACTTAACAAAAGTTTTAATAAGATATTGTGTAAGAAAAACTTATAAGATTTATATCAT
It contains:
- the yidD gene encoding membrane protein insertion efficiency factor YidD, which encodes MKLSINKIVTAPLVILIRFYQWFISPLLPKNCRYEPTCSHYMVESLQVHGIFKGFWLGVKRIAKCHPWGGSGFDPVPPKK